One region of Pygocentrus nattereri isolate fPygNat1 chromosome 14, fPygNat1.pri, whole genome shotgun sequence genomic DNA includes:
- the zgc:158403 gene encoding tetratricopeptide repeat protein 39A, protein MPNGKDAPGTANSTQTSLRTCLEDCMEALDLFLNNHFNESLDKLQPRSKESMYHALIYATVLEMQAMMTFQHEDLVSAGNTMKSAQEVCQRFRKRSGSLASRAAGDELTEEELHAEACYAECLLQRAALTFLQDENMVSFIKGGIKVRNSYLIYKELHSFIRSHSSFKGPNHKHLEGGVAFGIGAFNLTLSLFPPRILKVLEFAGFSGDKEYGLSQLYEGATSHNLRSMLCALLLLCYYTFLCFILGTGEGDVADAEKLLKPFRLRYPHGAIFLFFAGRVEEIKGNVDEAVALFEDGCKAQQAWKQFHHMCYWELMWCFTFKRHWKMAYFYADLLSQESRWSKVMYVYMKAAYLSMLPEGEARPFGEDEVELFRQVPTFKQKIAGKSPPTEKFAIRKARRYRASNPVRLPVPVLEMMYMWNGFSMISKRPELTEGILETLLEAERTLQAAPDNEYTLDDSCLILLLKGLCLKNQGRMQAAEECFNKVYSSEKKLKFDHYLVPNSLLELGLLYVDTGRREQAIKLLQKAKNNYKEYSMESRTQFRIHAALSKLKADTSDQEEITVL, encoded by the exons ATGCCCAACGGGAAAGACGCACCTGGGACCGCCAA ctccacacagacttCCTTACGGACATGCCTAGAGGACTGCATGGAGGCCTTAGATCTTTTCCTCAACAACCACTTCAACGAGAGTCTAGACAAACTGCAGCCACG GTCTAAAGAGAGCATGTATCATGCTCTGATCTATGCGACAGTGTTAGAGATGCAGGCCATGATGACCTTCCAACATGAGGACCTTGTTAGTGCTGGAAATACGATGAAGAGCGCCCAGGAGGTGTGCCAGAg GTTTCGTAAGAGGTCTGGTAGTCTGGCAAGCAGAGCAGCGGGAGATGAGCTCACTGAAG aGGAGCTCCATGCTGAGGCGTGTTATGCTGAGTGCTTGCTACAACGAGCCGCTCTCACGTTTTTACAG GATGAAAACATGGTGAGTTTCATCAAAGGAGGAATCAAAGTACGCAACAGCTACCTCATATACAA GGAGCTCCACTCCTTTATCAGGTCTCACAGCTCTTTTAAAGGGCCAAACCACAAGCACCTGGAAGGAGGGGTAGCGTTTGGAATCGGTGCTTTCAACTTG ACACTTTCTCTATTCCCTCCCCGGATCCTCAAGGTTTTGGAGTTTGCAGGCTTTTCTGGGGATAAG gaaTATGGACTTTCTCAGCTGTATGAAGGAGCCACATCCCATAACCTGAGGTCTATGCTGTGTGCCCTGTTGCTGCTCTGCTACTACACCTTcctctgttttattttag GGACAGGAGAAGGAGATGTAGCAGATGCTGAGAAACTGTTGAAGCCTTTCCGGCTACGATATCCACAT gGGGCAATTTTCCTGTTCTTTGCAGGCAGAGTGGAGGAGATAAAAGGCAACGTTGACGAG GCAGTGGCGCTGTTTGAGGATGGCTGCAAGGCACAGCAGGCCTGGAAGCAGTTCCACCACATGTGCTACTGGGAGCTGATGTGGTGCTTCACCTTCAAGAGGCACTGGAAGATGGCCTACTTCTATGCCGACCTGCTCAGTCAGGAGAGTCGCTGGTCCAAG gTTATGTATGTGTACATGAAGGCTGCTTATCTCAGTATGCTGCCTGAGGGGGAGGCGAGGCCGTTTGGAGAGGACGAGGTGGAGCTCTTCAG acaggtGCCAACCTTCAAACAGAAAATAGCAGGGAAGTCTCCGCCCACAGAGAAGTTTGCCATCCGCAAAGCTCGACGGTACAGAGCCAGCAACCCTGTGAGGCTCCCTGTACCTGTGCTT GAGATGATGTATATGTGGAACGGGTTCTCCATGATCAGCAAGCGGCCAGAACTGACGGAAGGCATTCTGGAAACACTGCTGGAGGCGGAGCGCACCCTGCAGGCTGCTCCAG ATAATGAGTACACACTGGATGACAGCTGCTTGATTCTGCTGCTGAAGGGTTTGTGTCTGAAGAACCAGGGCCGTATGCAGGCTGCTGAGGAGTGCTTCAACAAAGTTTACAGCAG TGAGAAGAAGCTGAAGTTTGACCATTACCTGGTTCCTAACTCTCTGCTGGAGCTTGGCCTGCTCTATGTTGACACAGGGAGGAGGGAGCAAGCCATCAAACTACTGCAAAAAGCCAA GAATAACTACAAGGAGTACTCAATGGAGTCCCGCACTCAGTTCAGAATCCACGCAGCCTTGTCCAAACTGAAGGCTGACACAAGTGACCAGGAGGAAATAACAGTCCTGTAA